The genomic window GGCTGCGGAGGACGTCGAGCGCCAAGCCGACGACCACGATGTAAACGCCGATGTCGAAGATCGTGGAGGTGACGAACTTGACGTCGCCGAAGACCGGCAGCCAGAACTCTATGATCGCGCTCTGGAACACCTGTCCGCCAAGGAACAGCGGCACCAGGCCCGAGGCCGCCGCCGTCGCAAGTCCCGTCCCCAAAAGGGTGCCGGCACTGACTGTCGCAGCCTCGCTCAACTCGAAGCGGCCGCCTGCCAAGTACCTGATGGTCAGGGCAAGGCCCGCCGTGAGGCCGCCTGCAAAGCCGCCGCCGGGCAGGTTGTGGCCGGCGAGGAGGAGGTAGATGGAGAAGACGATCATCGAGTGGAAAATCAGCCTGGTCACCACCTCGAAGATGATGGAGCGGCGTTCGGGCGCCAAGGTGCGTCCCGCAACCAGCCATGCATCACGGCTGACGTCCGTGAACTTCTTCGCCAGGGCCAGCGTGACACCGTCACGCGAGTCACGCTCGACGCCGGTGCGGCGCCCCACGCTGCCTTCCGGCACCGCCTCCGAGGTCTTGATGCGGTCACCGCGGCTGCGGACGAAGATCAGGCTCGCGACACCCGTGGCTGCGATGGCGAGCACCGAAATCTCGCCGAACGTGTCCCAGGCGCGGATGTCCACCAAGGTCACGTTGACAACGTTCAAGCCGCCACCGCCCTCGTAGGCCAGACGGGGGAAGTCCAGGGAAATCGGCGTGGCCACGCGGGCGCCCATGGCGTAGATCGCCACGAAAATCATGGTGATGCCGAAGGCCGCGCCAATGATCACGCGGATCACCCGAAGCCGTCCGCCGGTCCTGTCGCGAAGCTCAGCGGGCAGGCTCCGCATGGCGAGCACGAACGCCACCAGGACAATCGTTTCCACCAGCATCTGTGTCAGTGCAAGGTCCGGGGCGCCCTGCAAGGCAAACATCAGGGCAATGCCGTAGCCCGTCACGGACACCATCAGCACCGCAAGGAAGCGCTTGTTGGCGCGGACAGCAGCCAGGGCGCCCACCACGATTCCGGCGCCGGCAACCATCTGCAGCGGAGAGTTTGGATCGATGAAGTAGATGCCGTCCGGCAGTGGCTTGTTGGCCGCGATCAAAGCCGCGAGTGGTACCGCGAAAGCTACGGTGAGGATGACCGTCAAGTAGAAATACAGCGAACCACGCTGCGTGCGGCCGGTGACCCAGACCGCGATGTCATCCAGGGCTCCGATGGTGTGCTGGTAGGCGCGGTCGCCGTCAATCCAGTCCGGAACCAGGCTTTGGGCGCGGGAGACGATGTTGCGTCCGTAGAACATCGCGGCACCGGCTGCAAAAGTCACCGCAGTCAACCCCAGCGCAGGGGTGAGGCCGTGCCACAAAGCCAAGTGTCCGGCGTCGACGGCGTCCGGGGCCTCGGCGAACAACGCCGCATAAGGCTGGATCCAGGTGTCAACGGCAGCGGGCCACACACCGTAGACAATGGTGAGCAGGCTCAGGATCGCCGGAGCCGCCAGGAACGCAGGCTTAATGGGCTTGAACGGCGTTGGCTCAACCCCCGGCTTGACCGCAAACGCCCCCCACATGAACCGGGCGCTGTAGGCGAACGTGAGGATTGATCCGATCACCAGGCCAACCAGAATCCAGACACCCCATGCGGGAGCATCCTCGCCGGTGCCGTAATGGACGAACGCTTCAAACACGGACTCCTTGGCAACGAAGCCAGCCAAGGGTGGAACGCCGGCCATCGATGCTGCGGCGATTGCGGCCACAACTCCCAAAGCCCTCGACGAGCGGAAGACGCCGGATAGCTTACGGATATCGCGCGTCCCGGACTGGTGGTCGATGATGCCCACCACCAGGAAAAGCGCTGCTTTGAACAGGCCGTGTGCAAGGAGCAGCCCCAACCCGGCAAGTGCCGCATCCGGGCGTCCAAGCCCCACCACCATGGTGAGGAAGCCAAGCTGGCTGACGGTTCCATAGGCAAGGATGAGTTTGATGTCAGTCTGTCGGAGGGCGCGGTAACCGCCAACGAGCATGGTGGCCAGCCCGAGTCCCAGGACCACCGGCAGCCAGAATTCCGACTCGGAAAAGCCCGGAGCCAGCCGCGCCACAATGTAAATGCCCGCCTTCACCATCGCCGCGGCGTGCAGATACGCACTGACCGGGGTGGGGGCGGCCATGGCGCCCGGCAGCCAGAAGTGGAACGGGACCAGCGCCGATTTGGTGACAGCACCGGCAAGGACAAGTACGACGGCGGCCGTCACCGCACCCTGCATGGGTCCGGTCATGAGGGTGGCCGCTTGGTCCAGGATCGCTGAGATGCGGTACGTTCCAGCCGCTTGACCCATGATGATCAGGCCAACAAGCATCGCCAGGCCGCCGGCAGTGGTGACCATCAGCGCCTGCAGCGCCGAGCGGCGGGCTGCCAAACGGGTACGGGCGTAGCCGATCAGCAGGTAGGACAGGATGGTGGTGAGTTCCCAGAAGATGAACAGCATCAGCAGGTCATCGGAGGTGACCAAACCGAACATGGCTCCGGCAAAGGCCAACAATTGGGCGCCGAAGCCGCCGAGGTCTGCGTCCTCGTTCTTGAAGTACCGTGCGCAGTAGACCAGCACCAGCGATCCGACTCCGAGGATCAACAAGGACATGATCCACGCCAGGGGGTCCATGCGGAAGGCCAGCTCCAGCTTCAAGCTGGGTATCCACGGAAGGAGTTCTTCTATGCCGCCACCGGAATATACGGGCCCGTACTGAAAGACCAGCCAAACGAAGGCTGCTGCCGGCACCGCTGCCAACACGTAGAACGCGTTTCTGCCGAGTTTGCTGAAGATCAAGGGCGCCACAGTTGCCGCTGCAAAGGTGATGGCGAGAACTGTGATCACTGTTTTCTCCGCAAAGTCAGGAACGAATTGTCAAAGTTGGAGCAGGCGGTCATACGTTGGGTTCAGTTCATCTAGTTTATCAAGGGGGATGGACAGTTTTTCGCCAGGGAAGCAGCCCTGAGGTTACGTTTCAATCCCTGTTCTCCACATAGTGGGCTGTCATCCGCCCACCGTTCTCCCCTCCGCTATAGCATCGAGCTATGAACGCGGCCGCAGTTCCCGAAGCCTCCCACCCGACATCCGAGCTCGCCTCAGGACCTGTCGCCTCCAAGAAGGGCCAAATCCTTGCGTGGGCTTCCTGGGACTGGGGATCAGCGGCCTTCAACGCGGTGATGACCACGTTCGTCTTCACCGTGTACCTCACGTCCAACGCCTTCGGTGGTGAGGACGCTGCCTCCGCGGCCCTCGGGGCGGCCCTGGCCATCGCCGGACTGGCCATTGCCCTGCTGGCTCCGGTCACCGGGCAACGTTCTGACGCCGGCGGCCGCCGCAAGCTCTGGCTCGGCGTCAATACCGCGGCCACGGCTGTGCTGACTGCGCTCTGCTTCTTCGTCTTTCCCCGGCCCGAGTTCCTTCTGCTGGGCGTCTGCCTCATCGCGCTGGGCAACGTTTTCTTTGAGTTTGCCGGCGTCAACTACAACGCAATGCTGGCGCAGATCTCCACTCCAAAGAACATCGGCAAGGTCAGCGGGTTCGGCTGGGCCATGGGCTACCTCGGTGGAATCGTTGCCCTCCTGCTGGTTCTCCAACTGTTCGTCCAACCGTCCTTCGACTGGTTTGGCGCTTCCACCGAAGACTCCCTCAACATCCGCCTTGTAGCAGTCTTCTCGGCGCTCTGGTTCTTCATCTTTGCCCTGCCAGTGATGTTCGCGGTCCCTGAACTTCCGGTGAAGAAAGCCGCTGCTTCCTTGGGCTTCCTGGCTTCCTACAAATTGCTGATCCGCCGTATCGGGGCCATTTACCGGACCAGTCCCCACACCATCTACTTCCTTCTCTCCAGCGCGATCTTCCGCGATGGGCTCGCCGCTGTCTTCACTTTCGGTGGCGTCATCGCAGCCGGTACGTTCGGTTTCGAACTCAAGGAAGTCATCTTCTTCGCCATCTTCGGCAACGTGGTCGCGGCAGTGGGTGCGATCATTGGCGGATTCCTTGATGACAGGATCGGACCCAAAAGCGTCATCGTCCTTTCGCTGGTGGGCCTCCTCATCGCCGGCACCTTCATTCTGGTGCTGGGCAACGGTGACTACGTCTTCCTGGGCAATGAGTGGCCGGCGAGCAACACCTTTTGGATCTTCGGGCTTCTGCTCTGCCTCTTCGTAGGCCCGGCCCAGTCATCCTCGCGGGCCTACCTGGCAAGGCTTGCACCGGACGGTGAAGCCGGCGAGCTTTTCGGCCTGTACGCCACCACCGGCAGGGCTGTCAGCTTCCTTGCACCCACACTCTTTACCCTGTGCATCGCCATCGCCTCGCCCTTGGTTGCCGAGGGCGAAGCCCAACGTTGGGGCATTCTGGGAATCATGGTGGTGCTGCTGGCAGGCCTATTGGTGATACTGCCGGTCAAGCCGCCGGCCAAAGTGGAAATAGCTGTGGTCCCCGAGCGTTAACTACTAAGGACCGGCGGAGTGCGAGGGTCGCACCGGACCGGTTCAGGACAGTCTAGGGTGGAACTATGAACGTGGATGAGACCGAACTCCCGGGCCTGGGGATCCGCAAGGACTTCGTCACTGCCTCTGGTCGTCGTATCGGTGTAGTGGAGTTGCGTGAAGGCGAAACCGAGCTTTTCGTCTCAACCTGGGACGACCCCGACACCTGCCAAGCCTCCATTCCGCTGACTGCCGATGAAGCCGCAACCCTGGGAAACCTCCTCGGCGGCCAGCACATCGCCATGCGCTTGGCGGAGGCACACCGCGAGGTCCCGGGCATCGTCACACGCCAGTTCTCCATCACGCCCGACTCACCGTTCGTGAACCAGCCCATGGGCAAGGCCCAGGTCCGCACCCGGAGCGGCGTCTCCATCGTGGCGATCATGCGCGAAGGCGAGGTCGTCCCTTCGCCTGCACCCGACGTCGTACTTCACTCCGGTGATTTGCTCGTAGCAGTCGGTACGCAGGAAGGCCTTGACTCGGCAGCCGACATCCTCCGCAACGGCTGAACGGGATGGACCCACTCGCACTAGCCCTCGTTGAGTTGGGGGCCGTCGTCTTCTGCCTCGGCCTCCTGGCACGGCTGGCGGGCCGGATCGGAATGTCCCCCATCCCCCTCTATCTCGTGGGTGGGTTGGCCTTCGGAGCGGGTGGCTTCGTCAAACTGGACGGTATGCACGAGTTCGCGCATCTTTCCGGTGAAATCGGCGTGATTCTCCTACTGCTTATGCTCGGACTGGAATATACGGCTTCCGAGCTCGTCACCGGCCTGCGGCGATCCTGGCAAGCCGGGGTCATGGATTTTGTCTTCAACTTCCTCCCCGGCGCGGGCCTGGCCGTCCTCCTCGGATGGGGGCTGGTGGGCGCCATCGTCATGGGCGGCGTCACCTACATTTCCTCATCCGGAATCGCGGCCAAGGTTATCACCGACCTCGGCCGGATCGGCAACCGCGAAACCCCCGTGGTCCTCTCCATCCTCGTTTTCGAAGACCTCGCCATGGCCATCTACCTGCCCATCCTCACCGCCATCCTTGCCGGCGTGGGTTTCCTTGGCGGGCTGCAGACCGTTGGCATAGCCCTTGCCGTGGTCACCGTGGTGCTGGTGATCGCGCTCAAGCACGGACACCGGGTCTCGCAGGCAGTTCATAGCGAGAATTCCGAGGTGTTCCTGCTGAATGTCCTGGGACTGGCTCTTTTGGTTGCCGGCATCGCTTCCGCGCTCCAGGTATCAGCAGCCGTGGGAGCGTTCATGCTGGGCATTGCCATCTCCGGCGCAACGGCGCACAACGCAACCCGCATCCTCGAACCGTTGAGGGACCTCTTCGCGGCGATCTTCTTCGTAGCTTTCGGACTCAACACCGACCCCACTTCCATACCTCCGGTCCTCGGCTGGGCCCTTGTCCTGGCCGTCGTCACTGCAGCAACCAAGATGCTGACCGGGTTCTGGGCCGCGAAACGTGCCGGTATAGCCATGCCCGGCCGCTTCCGTGCTGGAGCAGCCTTGATCGCCCGCGGTGAATTCTCCATAGTCATCGCTGGCCTGGCCGTCGCTTCGGGGGCAGTCCCCGACGAGCTCGCCGCACTCGCCACGGCCTACGTCCTCATCATGGCCATCCTGGGTCCGTTGGCCGCCCGCTTCGTGGAACCGGTGGTCAAGGCCCTCCGCCGAACCCCCGGCGCCCCACCCCGGGCCGCCGAGCGGGCCCCGGCCTAACGCCGGCGCCAGCTCACCACGCCCTCCCCTCCCCTGCCCTCCGCCGAGGGGCGACATCTCAACCCCTCCCCTCCGCCGAGGGGCGACATCTCGACTCCAAAGCCCACCCAAACGGGCGAAAGCTAACCCCTCGGCGACCACCCACCCCGGATCAAAGACTCCCGGATCCGACGCGCGACACCGTCATAGCCGAGCTCCCGAATCTGCTCCACTGTGACCACAACGGAGATCCAGCCGTTTGCTGCAAGCGCGGCTTCCCTTCGGATGTCGGATTCCTTCTGCGCGGCGCTAAGGTGATGGCCGCCGTCGTAATTGATTGCCACTTTGAAGCTTGGAAAGGCGAGATCCGGCCACGCCACTTCGCGCCCTGAGCCATCGCGTACCACGTAGCTCAGCACGGGTTCAGGTAAGAAGCCCCTGCCGATCGCCAAACGCAAGCTCGTCTCAGGCACGGAATCAGCCCCCACCCGCGCCAATTCCAACGCGGCGCGGGCTTTGCGGATGCCACGCATGCCGGCATGCCGATAGACCTGCGCCTTGAGATCGTCAAGGGAACAGAGAGGTATCCGATTGTGCCCAAAACTCCTCGTTTGCCTGCAGATGAAATGGTCGGCGGCTGCGACCAAGTCCTCGAAGGGCAGCACAGCAGCCAGGTCCAGCCATGTACGGGCGGGGCTTGTCAGGGGAATCCCTTGCCAGGTTCTGACATCGGACTTCGCCAACACCATCCGATGCCCCTTGACTCCCTTGCGTTGGGGCCGGAAAGCACCGTCGGGCCTCGTCAAATGAAGCAGGAAATCCTGCTGTGAATCCCAAGGGAGGGGGCAGCCCCAGAGCATGGCAGCCGTTTCACGACAGCAAATGGCTCCCTCACTGATCCCGGTAAGGAGTCTCGCTGTATGGGCAAGATCCTGCTCCTCACCCCAAGGAACGCGGATTCCCCGGCTGGCCACCTGGAGATCGCTGTTCCACGCACGATGATCCGGAATGCCTGCCGCCCGTTGCTCGGCAAGCGTAAAGGAACGGCCCAGAAACTCAATCGGGAGTGGTGCGGAAATCCTCATCAGCCATTGTTGGCATGGTCTTGGAGGCCCCGAGAGGTTACCCACAGTGTGGAGGACTAGTGGAGCTCCGACAGCCCCATCGAGGGGCGGGATCTCAACCGAAAAACCCACTCAAAGTGCCGAAAGCTAACCCCTCGCGGGGAATGACGCCCACCAAAGTGCCGAGAACTAACCCCTCGCGAGGAATGACACCCACCAAAGTGCCGAGAGCTAACCCCTCGCGAGGAATGACACCCACCAAAGCGCCGAGAGCTAACCCCTCGCGGGTAGGGCGGGTTAGATGGACGTCCGGTGGAAGTTCTGGTGGCTGCGGCTGGCGGTGGGGCCGCGCTGGCCCTGGTACCGGTTGCCGTATTCACCGGAACCGTAGGGGTGTTCTGCTGATGAGGTCAGCCGGAAGAAGCACAACTGGCCGATCTTCATGCCGGGCCACAGCTTGATGGGCAGGGTTGCCACGTTGGACAGTTCCAACGTCACGTGGCCCGAGAATCCGGGGTCGATGAAGCCTGCAGTGGAGTGCGTGAGCAGTCCGAGCCGGCCCAGTGAGGATTTACCTTCAAGGCGGGCAGCAATGTCGTCGGCGAGGCTGACCGTTTCATACGTGGAGCCCAGGACGAACTCGCCGGGGTGCAGGATGAAGGGTTCGTCGCCTTCAACTTCAACCAACCGGGTCAGCTCGGGCTGTTCCTCGGCGGGGTCGATGTGGGCGTATTTGTGGTTGTCGAACAGCCGGAAGAACCGGTCGATCCGGACGTCCACGGAAGACGGCTGCACCATCGCGGGGTCGTACGGCTCAAGAACAATCCGTTGGGAGTCTATTTCGGCACGTATGTCGCGGTCAGAGATCAGCACAGCATCAAAAATACCCCATGCGTCCAAGTCCCCATGCATTGTCCGGGCGGCCTCGTGGGACTATAGTTCCCGGACATGTAGAGCCGCGCCCGTACCTGGGGGCAACGAGCATTCGCGGGGTAATTGTGAAAAAACTGGCAGTGCCGGCTTCCATTGTGCTGGCCGGGGCGCTGGCCCTTGGCGTGGCGGCTTCCAGCCAGATCCTTCCAGCTACGAACGCAGGTCCCGGCGGCGGCACCACCCCCTCCGCCAGCGTCGAGTCTGGTTTAACGGCACCTGAGTCAAGTACGACGCCGGACGCCTCACCTTCCGTCGACGCCCCCGCCACCGGGGAGGCCTCCGACCCCGCCTCTCTTCCCACCCCGGAGGAAGGATCCCCCAGCAGCGTACCCACCAGGCCCATTGCCGTGGACCCTGTCATTGAGACGCCACCGCCGGTGCCGAACATCGGACCTTCATGGGGTCCTGATGGTCCGTCAACGGAAGGCCCGGAGAACCCGGCCCCAAGTGATCCTGTGGTTTCCAGTCCTGCTGAACCATCGCCGTCGTCATCCTCGGAACTTCCGGCGCCGACAGCGCCGGCCATGGGCCCCGTCCCCACGGCTTCTGCCTCCGGCTCAGCGGCACCGACGGCGACCCAGACATCCACCCAGGCACCAACACCAACACCAGAGCCCACGCCGTCTGTCAGTCCGACGTCGCCCACACCGTCCCCCACTCGGACGGCAACCCCAACGGCAACTCCCACGGCTTCGCCGTCGGGACCGGCTTCGGCAACACCAGCGCCCAGCGCCACACCAACAGACAGCGCCACACCAACAGACAGCGCCACACCTGCCCCCACGCTGACGCAAACACCAACGCAGGAACCATCAACCACCCCCTTTCCCGGCAAATCCCCCAGCGGTGAAACCAACCCGGACAACGGTGCCCTGGCCCTGCTCCCGGACAGCAATTCCGCCGCGATCCTGACGGTGTTCAACGCGATCAACAGCTACCGGGCGTCCCTGGGTCTGGCCCCGGTGAAGTATCACGCCACAGTGGCGGGCCTGGCCCAGGAGTGGTCGAACAACATCGCAACACGGGAAGTGATCCAGCACCGACCCAATTTCTGGACAGACCCGCGGGCGCTGAGTCCCAACAATGGTGCCGGTGAGGTCATCGCCGTCCGCTGGGACCGCGATGCTGCGCAGCTGGTGGAGTGGTGGAAGGGTTCTCCGGGGCACGATGCCCTGCTGCGCGATCCCCGGTTCAACGTCATGGGCATCGGCATTACGTACACGGACGGTAACTGGCAGACCACGCCGAACCGCTACACCCTCTGGGGTGTAGTGAACTTCTTCGGATACACCACGCTCCCGGCCGGAACCACTACGTCACCGGGCGGAACTGTCACTCCCCCCGCGGATCCCATTGGAGCGTGCCAGCCCGGGGATAAGTACCAGCCGCCCACCCTGAACCTCAGCAACGCCTCCATCAGGAGTGCAGCCGACCTCGTCTCCATCGCGGCGGACGGAACCGTGTATTCCTACCCTTCCCTGGGGAATGCGAAGTACGGCGCGGCCCGCAAGATCGGCATTGGTTTCACCGGGCTCAAGGAACTGTTCGTCAGTGACTGGGACCGCGACGGCGTCTTCGACCTCATTTCCCAACGCACCGACGGAGCACTGCTGGTGTATCCGGGCAGGCAGACGGGCGGATTCGGCTCGCCAGGGGTTTTGGGCCACGGATGGCAGTCCCTGAACATATCCGTGGGCAACTGGTGTGCCAACAACAGGCTTCCGCAAATTGTGGCCATGGACGCTTCGGGCGGTCTCTGGTTATACAAGAACGCGGGGATGACGTACATCCGTTCCCAGGCAGCGATCGGCGCGGGCAACAAGGCCATCCGGCTCAGCATGGTTGATTACAACGCGGATGGCTTCCAGGATCTCCTGACCGTCGAGCCCAACGGTTCCCTGCGCTTGTACCGGGGCACCGGCCTTGCTACGCCCAAGCAGGAAGCGCGGCCTGTGGTGGGTGCTGCGTGGACGGACTACTCGGGTCTGCGTTCACTGAAGGGCGTAACGGGAGCGAACACCACCGGCATCGCGGGACTGGGTACCAACGGGGTACTGGAGTACTGGGACCTCACCTCGGGAAGGCTGACGACGCCGGTCGCCGTGGGTGGCGGGTGGAGCGGCTACAAGCTCGCCCAATAGCCACCCAACACCCAATAGCCGCCCAACACGGCGGCAGCCCGGGCGGGCAACACCGCCCAAAAGCCGGGCAACAACGGAACCGCTCACACCACCGAGCGGGACTCCATCACGGTCTTGAGCTGCTCCAGCTGGGCGACTTCACTTTCCATGGTTTTCTGGATCATGCCGTTCATGAGCTTCCGGAGGCCCTTGGGGTGGTATTCGAGGGCGAACCGGAGCCGGGTTGTTTGGCCTTCGGTGCTGAGGTAGTAGCCGCCGGTGGGCCGGGCGGGACCTGCGACGACGGCGAACCGCACTTCCGCTCCCGGCCTGGCCTCGGTGATCTGGAAATCGGCGGCGATGGGCCGGCCGCCGGGTCCGTTGAGGGTCTGCTGGTAGAGCGCGCCTTTTTGGCCACGGATGCCGGAACGGAGCGAGATGCTGCGGATTCCGGAGCGCCAGAGGGAGTTGTTCATGCCGTCCATGAGGAATCCGTAGACGGTCATGGCGTCCCGGCTGATCACCACTTCGTAGTCTGCAAATGCCATGGAAACCTCTTTCGCGTACGGTTCGAATGTCTTAGCCCGGTTCCCCATACGCAGCAGCTAACACCTTCAGAATAGTCAGCGGACCATGAACGGGCACACATAAAGGTCGAGCCTTGACCGAATGGTTATCTGGCGCCTTCATAAAGTGACCACTGACAGGGCAAGGCGCTACGGGGTAGAGTTCCCGAGGCTGGCTTAAACCGATGTGGGGGCATTATGCGGGTTCTGAAACAACAAACTTTCGCTTCAAAGGCACGACGCCGGGTGGCCGCGTGCGCTGTTTTCCTCGCCGTCGCGGTGGCTGGTGGGGTTGTCACAGCGGTTCCGGCAACAGCGGCACCACCGCTTGCAAGCACCCCGGCGAAGACAGCAGTCCCCACAACTGTCAATCCTTTGCCGAGCGTGGATCCCATCGGGGATCCAGCCAGCTTTTCGGTCCTGGTCAACAAGTCGCGGCCGCTGAATCCGGCGAGCTACGCGCCGTCGGACCTTATTAACGCACGCGGCTCGGGCCAGTACATGCGGGCGGAAGCTGCCGCCTGGCTCAACGGCTTGTTCCAAGGGGCCGCTGACGCAGGTACCGGCGGGTTGTCGATCGTCAGCGGCTACCGTTCCTACGCCACCCAAACCCAGGTTTACTGGGGCTACGTCAACGCCTACGGCCAGGCCTATGCGGATACCATTTCGGCCCGGCCCGGCTACAGCGAGCACCAGACTGGCCTCGCCATGGACATCGGCAACGCTGCCGGCAGTTGTGGGCTCAGCACTTGCTTCGGCGATACAGCCGCGGGCAAGTGGGTGGCGGCCAACGCCCACAAGTACGGTTTCATTGTCCGCTACCCCAACGGCTACACGGGCACCACCGGGTACAGCTACGAGCCCTGGCATCTGCGCTACGTGGGCGTAGACCTGGCCACCGACATGAACCGGCGCGGGTTCCCCACGTTGGAGCACTATTTCGCGGGCAACACCGCAGCCGCGGCCAGCATCAAGTCCGGCGCGGACCTGGTGGCCGCAGACTCTTCCGGCCGCCTTTTGCGCTACCCCGCGACGGCGGCCGGCGGCTATGCAGGCGCCGTCCAGATCGGTTCGGGTTGGACCGGGTTGAAGCAGGCTTTCGTGGTGGATTGGGACATTGATGGCGTCTACGATCTCCTGGCGCAATGGAACAACGGCGTCCTCGGGGTCTATCGGGGCCTTCCGGGCGGCGGGTTCGCCAACCAGGTAGTGGTGGGCAACGGAGGCTGGGAGCGCATGACCATCACCGTGGGTAAGTGGACGCACGCGCATGGCCGGCCCGGCGTCGTCGGCTATTTCCCGGACGGCGTCCTGCGCTATTACCCCAACACCTTTGGTGGCGCGCTGAGCGCTCCGCAGATCATCGGGAAGGGCTGGAACGGCATGGAGTTGACCATCGCCGACTGGGAAGGCGATGGCGCCAACGACATCCTGGCGAGGACGGGCTCCGGGGCCCTCATCAACTACCGGGGCGACGGTTGGGCAGGCTTCTACGGGCCGGCCACTACCGTGGGCACGGGCTGGCAGTACATGCGGGTGCTGGCCCCGAGCTTCGGGCTGACCGGCGCGGGCACCCGCGGCATCACGGCACAGACTGCCGACGGCAACCTCTACAACTACGGCCTTGGCCGGGGCCAGTGGACAACGTACCGCCAGGTGGGTTCCGGATGGAACGGACTGAAACTGTTCAAGTAGGCGGCCGACGCGCTTGTCATGAGCTGCCCCTCAACTGCGCTAAGCTAGGACTCGCTCGGGCGAATTTCTCCCGGGCAGCGCGGGCGTAGCTCAATGGTAGAGCGCTAGCTTCCCAAGCTCGATACGCGGGTTCGATTCCCGTCGCCCGCTCAAGGAGAGCCCCGGATCCCAGGATCCGGGGCTTTTTCGTGGCCGGGAGCTTTTGCACTCCGGGCTTCCGCACATCCCGGGGCTGAAGTGTCCCGGGCGTTATCGTGCCCGCGGCTTTGCGCCCGGGGCTTTCGTATCCGGGCTCAAGTGTCCCGGGGCGATATCGTGCCCGCGGCTTTCCGCCGGGAGCTTTCGCGTTCCCAGCTTTCGCGTTCCGGGCTTTTGTATCCGGGCGGAAGGCCCGACGACGACGCTCGCCCCGCCGGGGCCGCGCGCCTGGCACCTGGGCAGGGAGGGTGACC from Arthrobacter sp. StoSoilB20 includes these protein-coding regions:
- a CDS encoding Na+/H+ antiporter subunit A — its product is MITVLAITFAAATVAPLIFSKLGRNAFYVLAAVPAAAFVWLVFQYGPVYSGGGIEELLPWIPSLKLELAFRMDPLAWIMSLLILGVGSLVLVYCARYFKNEDADLGGFGAQLLAFAGAMFGLVTSDDLLMLFIFWELTTILSYLLIGYARTRLAARRSALQALMVTTAGGLAMLVGLIIMGQAAGTYRISAILDQAATLMTGPMQGAVTAAVVLVLAGAVTKSALVPFHFWLPGAMAAPTPVSAYLHAAAMVKAGIYIVARLAPGFSESEFWLPVVLGLGLATMLVGGYRALRQTDIKLILAYGTVSQLGFLTMVVGLGRPDAALAGLGLLLAHGLFKAALFLVVGIIDHQSGTRDIRKLSGVFRSSRALGVVAAIAAASMAGVPPLAGFVAKESVFEAFVHYGTGEDAPAWGVWILVGLVIGSILTFAYSARFMWGAFAVKPGVEPTPFKPIKPAFLAAPAILSLLTIVYGVWPAAVDTWIQPYAALFAEAPDAVDAGHLALWHGLTPALGLTAVTFAAGAAMFYGRNIVSRAQSLVPDWIDGDRAYQHTIGALDDIAVWVTGRTQRGSLYFYLTVILTVAFAVPLAALIAANKPLPDGIYFIDPNSPLQMVAGAGIVVGALAAVRANKRFLAVLMVSVTGYGIALMFALQGAPDLALTQMLVETIVLVAFVLAMRSLPAELRDRTGGRLRVIRVIIGAAFGITMIFVAIYAMGARVATPISLDFPRLAYEGGGGLNVVNVTLVDIRAWDTFGEISVLAIAATGVASLIFVRSRGDRIKTSEAVPEGSVGRRTGVERDSRDGVTLALAKKFTDVSRDAWLVAGRTLAPERRSIIFEVVTRLIFHSMIVFSIYLLLAGHNLPGGGFAGGLTAGLALTIRYLAGGRFELSEAATVSAGTLLGTGLATAAASGLVPLFLGGQVFQSAIIEFWLPVFGDVKFVTSTIFDIGVYIVVVGLALDVLRSLGAEIDEHFEGKGAPLAEEDAADLAEEAAESAASGKGTA
- a CDS encoding MFS transporter codes for the protein MNAAAVPEASHPTSELASGPVASKKGQILAWASWDWGSAAFNAVMTTFVFTVYLTSNAFGGEDAASAALGAALAIAGLAIALLAPVTGQRSDAGGRRKLWLGVNTAATAVLTALCFFVFPRPEFLLLGVCLIALGNVFFEFAGVNYNAMLAQISTPKNIGKVSGFGWAMGYLGGIVALLLVLQLFVQPSFDWFGASTEDSLNIRLVAVFSALWFFIFALPVMFAVPELPVKKAAASLGFLASYKLLIRRIGAIYRTSPHTIYFLLSSAIFRDGLAAVFTFGGVIAAGTFGFELKEVIFFAIFGNVVAAVGAIIGGFLDDRIGPKSVIVLSLVGLLIAGTFILVLGNGDYVFLGNEWPASNTFWIFGLLLCLFVGPAQSSSRAYLARLAPDGEAGELFGLYATTGRAVSFLAPTLFTLCIAIASPLVAEGEAQRWGILGIMVVLLAGLLVILPVKPPAKVEIAVVPER
- a CDS encoding cation:proton antiporter regulatory subunit, with protein sequence MNVDETELPGLGIRKDFVTASGRRIGVVELREGETELFVSTWDDPDTCQASIPLTADEAATLGNLLGGQHIAMRLAEAHREVPGIVTRQFSITPDSPFVNQPMGKAQVRTRSGVSIVAIMREGEVVPSPAPDVVLHSGDLLVAVGTQEGLDSAADILRNG
- a CDS encoding cation:proton antiporter, translated to MDPLALALVELGAVVFCLGLLARLAGRIGMSPIPLYLVGGLAFGAGGFVKLDGMHEFAHLSGEIGVILLLLMLGLEYTASELVTGLRRSWQAGVMDFVFNFLPGAGLAVLLGWGLVGAIVMGGVTYISSSGIAAKVITDLGRIGNRETPVVLSILVFEDLAMAIYLPILTAILAGVGFLGGLQTVGIALAVVTVVLVIALKHGHRVSQAVHSENSEVFLLNVLGLALLVAGIASALQVSAAVGAFMLGIAISGATAHNATRILEPLRDLFAAIFFVAFGLNTDPTSIPPVLGWALVLAVVTAATKMLTGFWAAKRAGIAMPGRFRAGAALIARGEFSIVIAGLAVASGAVPDELAALATAYVLIMAILGPLAARFVEPVVKALRRTPGAPPRAAERAPA
- a CDS encoding endonuclease domain-containing protein; its protein translation is MRISAPLPIEFLGRSFTLAEQRAAGIPDHRAWNSDLQVASRGIRVPWGEEQDLAHTARLLTGISEGAICCRETAAMLWGCPLPWDSQQDFLLHLTRPDGAFRPQRKGVKGHRMVLAKSDVRTWQGIPLTSPARTWLDLAAVLPFEDLVAAADHFICRQTRSFGHNRIPLCSLDDLKAQVYRHAGMRGIRKARAALELARVGADSVPETSLRLAIGRGFLPEPVLSYVVRDGSGREVAWPDLAFPSFKVAINYDGGHHLSAAQKESDIRREAALAANGWISVVVTVEQIRELGYDGVARRIRESLIRGGWSPRG
- the dcd gene encoding dCTP deaminase — translated: MLISDRDIRAEIDSQRIVLEPYDPAMVQPSSVDVRIDRFFRLFDNHKYAHIDPAEEQPELTRLVEVEGDEPFILHPGEFVLGSTYETVSLADDIAARLEGKSSLGRLGLLTHSTAGFIDPGFSGHVTLELSNVATLPIKLWPGMKIGQLCFFRLTSSAEHPYGSGEYGNRYQGQRGPTASRSHQNFHRTSI